Sequence from the Prionailurus bengalensis isolate Pbe53 chromosome A3, Fcat_Pben_1.1_paternal_pri, whole genome shotgun sequence genome:
ACCCCCTCTTCTCCAGCTCAGCGTTCTAGTGGCCCTCGAtaccctcctcccttccccaccctagCTGTTCTGGTCCCTGGGTgtcccagcaaaaaaaaaaaaatcggaccTTCAGCTGCCACTGCAGACACGTGATCCGCTTGGTGACTCACAGGCGGGCCACACCCCCTCAGGCCTTCAGCCAGGGCCTGCCACCAGCCAGTCAGCCAACACTGGGATGCATCTTATTACCAAGGGGAACAGCTAACTAATGCCCTTGACAGTCCAAATAATTACTTTCTTTCAGCTAAAAGAGCTTGCTATAACATACATAGGGGCAGGCTTTTCTGAATTCTCACCTTGCCAGCTCCCGTGGAAACCTTAGCTCCCAACCCCTGCAAGGCCTGGGCAATGCCCAGAAAAGTGGTGGTAATTAAGGTAAGAGGCTCCatgttctggtttaaaaaaaaaaaaaaaaagaaaaaaaaaaaagctggcttACACACGAGTACCTTTTTTCCCAAAAATTTTATTGggggaaaactacaaaacatttacAGTACAATGTTTACAGCCACAATCTGTAGTGAACTGATTTCCCCAAAATATATTACAACTCAAGTTGACTTATCTTGTTACATTCAAAAACCTACTTCTGTCAAAGTAGTCCAGAGTCCATACATACATAGTGCTCCAACTGTACCTACGTACAAACAAACTAAAGCTACTGCTCATTCATCCACTGTCCAGGAAAGCATTCCTGCCTTtctacgcacacacacacaaaaaaatagtacAAGTTTTGGAATCTTCTGTAATGAAACAAGGCATATTCATGTACTACATACCATTTTAGCACTAAGAGGTGGCCTCTTCActttatatctatataaaaaaaagtggtaaatatcttttccttttgtgcaGTTGAACCCATCCTACATTCAAATTCTCTCAAGCACTAatagaaaaatacttatttggTTGAGGAAGATTTAAGGCAAGTTCTGGCCCTTCCAAAGGCACTGTGAGACTACCCCCACCCCATTATTGCTACATGTCTTTATACGCAGAGTATGTCACAGTAGAATTGGTGGaacgaacaaacaaacatgggttttttttgttttttgttttttttgctcaTGTCAAAAGTTGGAATGAGAAAAGCATGCCACATTTAAACCTGATTGTAAAGTATGtggtcaccttttttttttctttaaagttggaTGGGCTACAACCATTATACATTCTAAGAAAACTCATAAGATATTCCTCAAACTACTTCCACAGCATCAGGATAGATTTCTGTGAAGAAATCATGCAATCTTTCAAAATTTACgtaaacaaggaaagaaattaatgaaataaatattacatacaaTCTcttaaattaagattttttttactcatttacaataaaataaccAAGTGAAGTTACAAAAGGCATATATTACTGTGAAAAGAACATACACTCCACATTTTGCCGATTAATAATGGCAATCAtaatttaacataataaaagaatatatatctaTTGCTTTTCATCATACTTGATAAATACAGTATGAACAAAATTTTCAATGTATACTTTTCACAAgataataaataagttaaatagtTTTTTCATATTGAGTTGTGGTGCAGTGGTGCGAATCAACTCAAAACAGCTAAAAATTCAGCAGTTATTCCCCCAACGATTACAAACTAAGCTCTGCCCAAGGCTTCCAGAAAGAGCAGACAAAAATGGTTCTAAAATTAAACATCCACTAAGTGGTGGCAACAAAACCAGTAACCGGTATGAAACTTTGGAatgcaagggtttttttttttttttcccagacgTATAGAACGTTGTGTCAAACAAAAACCTGTCACACTGAAGACTACAATCAAGGCATATTCTTGGTAGAATACTGGATTCCAGAAGCTTATAAGTTTAGCAAGGTGGTGGCTGGCTGGTTTGTTTACACTGGTCTGAGACAAACGACAATTAGGAACTTCTCTCAAGATAAGAGTTCCCACATCTGGACTGTAACTAATGCTTTCAAGTGAAGATATGGAATGGTGGTTGGTAGCTGCTGGTgctgggttgattttttttttttcctaaagtccCAAACTCATAGGAGACCTAAAAGTTTAAGTGTTTGGTTCTTTGTTCTGTTCGCATCACAACTGCCCTGTTGTGAATATTTTGTTCATCAATACAAAAGTTCGTTGGCTTTTTTGCTCAACAAGAACGAAACTTcgtaataataaaaattaaaaaaaaaaaaaaaaaaaaaagaggaaaccgaaaggggaggggtggaggcccCTCCCGGCACACAAGTTCGAGTCCAAGTGCTCGGTGCGGCCCGCAGTCTGCTCAGGGCCTATCACCAACCCCACTCCcgtgcctcccccaccccgcccttaaCGGGGGTCGAGACGGCAGGGGCGCCCTCCAACATCCCCAGAAcagccttcccttcctcctcctcgcTGGCGCCCTCTTGCCTCAGTCGTCGGAGATGGACAGGCGGCTGAAGATAGGCAGGCGGCGGCCGGGGTCGAGGCTGGGAGATTCGGAGCCGCTGAGGCTGCCGGAGCTCAGGGAGCCGCTCAAGTAGCTGTCGCGGTCAGACAGCGAGTCCGGGGGGCTAGGGGGCGCGTCGAACACGGGAGACTCGGACAGGCGGCGCGGCAGCTGGAAGCTGAAGGGCGGTGAGGGCGGCGCGGCAGAACTGGCAGGGAGGGGCGCGCTGGGCGGCGCCGGAGGCTGCGCGGGGGGCACCAGGccctgctgttgctgctgctgctgctggctgcGATAGTACGCCGCGGCTACCGCGGCAAAGTTGTGCGTCTGGATGGCGAGGGGCGCGATGAGGCTGCTCAGCTCTGGGCCGAATGCAAAGGCGTTGTTGGCGCACGAGGCCGACGAGCAGGCCGCGCACTGGGCGCCCGGCGCCAGCAGGTCCTCGGCGCCCCCGGTGCCGTACAGAAGCGCTGCCGCGGCCGCAGCTGCCGCCGAGGCACAGCACGTCGGGGCGCCTGATGGCGTGGAGGCCGCTGAGGCCGAGGAGCAGGACGAAGCGGAcgaggagcaggaggaggccGAGGAACAAGAGGGCGGTGGCGGCGGCGTGCGCGACGTGGGGCTGTCGAGCAGCAGTGGCGACTCGAGGCCCCCGGGGGGCTGGTGGTGGCCAGACGGGAAGCCCGAGAAACTGAGGCTGTGATGCAGCTTGGGCCGCGGCTCCCGGGGGAAGCCCAGGTGCAGCGCGTCACGCGCGCTAAAGGCGCGCAGGTCCCCGGAGGCGCCCCCCGACGGCGCGGGCCGCCGCTCGTCGGCGTTGTGGATGAAGTGGCAGCGCGGGCCGTAGGGGCAGAAGCCGATGGTGTGGAAGGTACGGCACAGCTCCGTCTTGTACTTCGGGTGCCGGGTCAGGCTGCGCAGCTCGTGGAAGCCGTGAGCGAACTGGCACTTCTCGCCGTACTTGCACGTGCCGCTCTCCTCGAAGGGCCGGCACAGCTCAGTTTTGTAGCGCGTGGAGTTGATCTGGGAGCCGCCGCCccccttctgctgctgctgctgctgctgctgcaggtgCAAGAGGTGCTGGCTCCGCTCTCCGTTCTCGCTGAATGAGCGGTCCCGGAATTTGTTCTCCTTGTTCAGCAGGGCCGTGCCGCCGCCCCCTGACTGCTCCTTGAGAGTGCCGTAGGAGGCCGGGCCGCCCGCAGCCCCGCTGCCGCAGCTGCTGCCGTTAGCCGCGCCCGGGAACTTGGGCGAACAGCTGCCGGGGCTAGGCGCGGTGTGGGCGAGTGCGTGCAGGTTGCTGGCCGAGTGCCGTCGGAGAAAGCCCGGTGTGAAGCCCGAGCTAGGGGCGGCGGCCACGGGCGTCCCCACCGCCTTCTTGTCCAGCATGTTCAGATTGAGGTTGGCCAGGGATTTCTCCGTCTGCCAAAAGGAGGGGGGCGAGGACGGGATGAAAtatggaaagggagggaagagttGGGGCGAGTTGCAGAGGAACTTCCAAGCCTTctgattcttcttcctttttgcaGATTTCGATTCGGCCCCCACCCTCCGCCCCTACACGCGCAAAAGAATCATGTTCGCGTTGGGAGGAGCCGACTCCCACCCCAGGCCGCGCTCGGTTTCGACATGTGATCCTCAGCCCGTGGGCCGCCAGTCTGGGCGGCGCAAACCCCGTCCGGGAAGCCCCGGGCAGCGTGGCGCGGTCGGCGCCGGAGGAACTAAACAGCGACAGCGGCtcccccctgcccttcctcccagctCCTTCTCCCCGCCCACAAGGCACGAGCACACACTACAGCAAACTCCAGGATTTTTCCCGACCCCGAAGTCAAGGTGGGGATGGGTGCCCCAAAAGCCGAGGGCAGAGGCAAAGTCTGAAAACTCGAGGGGCTTCCTGCCTGCCCGCTTTACTCCCTCCTTGCTCCCTCGCGTACCTTGCACAAGAAGTCGATATCGTAGAAGGCGGACAGAAGTGTGGTCGACATGTTTCTGGATCCTGTAATGGTCGGCGCTGCAGGCAGCAGGGAGGTCCGGAGGAGCCCTCGGGGCGGCGCGGCCGGGCTCGAGCCACGACGAATAACgggtgaggggcgggggaggaaccGAAAGTTTGCCGGGGTACGAgacaagaggaagagggaagcagCGTGGACTGGCTTGAGGGTGCCCGGGAGTGCGGAGTGGGGGGAAAGGAGAAGCAAACAGCGCTCCTCCGCGCCCCGGGGTGCCCGGCCCGCCCCCCCCCGCGCGGAGCCGACGACAGCTCGCGGACTGCTGGAACTCCGCGGCCCGCGAGCGCGCGCCCTATATAGAGCCCGGGAGCGCGGCAGCGGCTAGGCGGGCGTGCCGGAGGAGGGGACTGAACGCTGACCCCGCCGGGGTCTCCAGGCAACGCCGCCCGCCGGCTCGCGGACGTCAAGCGCCTTCGTGGCCTCCCATTGGCCGCCGCCAATTTTTTTTctccgggggagggggcgggaggccGTGGGGCGGGGCAGGCTGCCGGGGCGCCCGGGGCGGCGTGGAGAGCTCGGCCCTGTTGGGTGCTGCTGGGTGGCGGCGGGAAGATAAGGCTCCTCTTCTCTGGGGCTGCCCTGTTGGAAATCCACTGCACGTTTAAAGTGACCAGAGTTCTGCAGCCCTGGACGTGTCTCCTCGCGCCGGATCCTGCTAGGCAAAATTGCGAAGCTTTTATCTCCCACTCTCGGTTTTATACTGGGCGCGGGAATTGCAAAATGCAAGAATATTGCAACCGTCCGTGCGGCCCGGCTGGCTTGCAAAGGGTGCTTGGGCCGGGAGGCGGGGGCTCTGGGCCTGCGTCCGGTGGGTGGTGGCTCCATCCCGATTGCACGTGGAGgcgcggtgggggtgggggcgggagcggCCACGCGGGCGGCTGCCGCGGCAGTCTCGCCCGGAGGAGCCTGGGCCCGTTTCTCCGCCCCCGTCCCCGCCCAGGCTGCAGTAAACAGGGCTTGAGCGCCGGGGCCTGCAGGGCAGGGCTGAGTGTCTGAGGACAAGGCGCTGGCTTTGCTAATCACATCACAAGACCTTGAGCTAGGGCCAAAGGCGCGGAGTGGCGCGGGGCGTCCCGGGCGGGGGAGCCGGCTGGGAGGACGGGAGGAAAGGCCAGGAGAGCTGCGCAGGCCTGGAGGCGACTTCCCGCCACCCCGTCTGTCCGCCGGTCAGCTCGGccttccccagccctcccagGGGATGGGGTGCAGCTGCCGGCTGAGGCTCCCCGGCCGCCGCGGCCGTGGCCGGGCGTGCCCTCCACGTCCCTTTCCTCCCTGGCCGTTGGGGGCGCCGCGCCCTGCCTTAGCTCGTCGTGAGCCGCAGGCTCGGGCTGAGGCCGGCCAACTGCCCAGGCAGTACAGGGCGTCGAGGACGCTCAAGGTGGGCTtgccctcttttttcccccctcccaccagtccCACACCCCAAAGCCCTGCTCTGGGTAATGCCTTTGCCAAGGGGCCCCCTCAAGGGTACGGGGCAGACAGCCCCCCCTAGCGCCCAGTTAGGCAAAAGCCGCTGACAGCCCGGTCGGGCAGATGTGGGGTCTGGGCCAGGACACTTATCACTCGTCTAAACATATGCTGCCAAAACCTGGAGCGGGCCCATGATCTCGCACACCTGGTAGCTTAGGCTGCATTTGGGCCTAAGTTGGAAGGCCCAGTTCCCTCTAGGGAAGGAAGCAACCCACGCCCCCTTTCCCAAATTGAGGTTATTTCTTGTTTCCTCTTGGTCATTTCCATTCGTTAACCTGGAAGTGGGGGAATAAGCCATCAGCCCTGTCACTCAGGGAACTGACGCCTCAGAGTTCAGTTTGCATGCAGTTCCCCCTGCTGTCACTCCCTAAGCACCCACTCAGAGAGCTACAGTCTGCAGTGGGCTGCAAGCACTTTAGGACCAGAAACCCAGGGCTGGCGTTCAGGCGCTGCCCTTTCCAAGTCATGTGGTCTCAAGCAAATCACATAATCTCTTTGGTACTTGCGTTTCCTTGTAAAACTAAGATAATTCCTGCTTTACTCATCTCTCACCCTTGTCAAGGTGCAAATGTGTTATCTGTTAAGGTGTGTAAAAGATGTACAGGTATAAATCcatatcatttattaaaataaattgacaaaGCATAAAAATGGAGACAGCCGGGTCTCTGGACTGTGGCCAGATGGGTAGAGGTCCACAGGATCATGCATGCAGACCTGAGGGACACCAAATCTTGGACCGTCTAGCTTGGAGCCAAGAGCAATGACCCCGGAAGAGGGGATTGCTTCAATCTGGGTGATTGCACCACCCAGCCTGTACTGGCCCCCAGGCAGCTGTGGCTGACACAGCCCAGAGCACTCAAGAACCCCaactgttctgttttgttctttgttgaaATGACCCCAAACATGGAGTCTGAGGTTTGCTCTGATAGTAGTATTCTAAGATTCCCCTGGGAATGCATCAGGCAAGTGTGAAACAGCCATTTCACTGCTCTTGTAGGTCAGTATTAAGATTTCAGATATAAAACCAGTAGAAACTTCTGTCCCTCCTGTCCTCCCAGGCTGGCCACAGCCAGCCATCATCAAAATCTGGGGTAATTCCCAGTCTGCAGCCATGAGAACACCCACTTTGCAGGCTTGGTAGAAGGATCCTAGAGATAACATGTACATACGCTATGGTACATGTTTTGGTAAAGAGCACCTGCTGGTATAAGgtgcttttattattatgtatctgcttttatttcattttaaatggagagaaaaggaacGCTGGCCGTTTCCAATGAGTTGGGCTTTACTGGGGCCAGTTTCATAGTTATTGAACCATGGTCATCACTGCATTATGCCAACAATTTCCTGACTTCTGACCCAGTCAGTCCTTctcagaacaaaaagaaatgttagacTGGCAACTTTCCATCAAGTGTGGGCTACACAGGATCCTAATTAATTCAGGAtcacaaaaaaaacacattttgagcCGAATAGTCCAAAACTACCTAGGGAATTTCCTGTTCTCTTTAGGACAAAACTTTGGATTCTAAGTTTactcctttccttgccttttcctaaCAGAGCTATTTTTCTGTACTTCCAGTATGGCTGTGTTTTTAgtgttaggtgttttttttttttttaaagagaaacacatTTGAAATACGAGCTTTTCTGCAGTAGGAAATGATATCAAACCTTCTCTCTTTTAAACTGCCCCTTCAGACCGTCAAACATCAATAACGTAGTTCCAAGTGATTGCTCACCtgagaagtatttaaaaatatttacagtccCTAAAAGCTGGTATCATTCTGATAACCAGGATGAAAAATGAATATGGATGAGGCTCTGACCAATCCAAGCTATGAATTTCAAGATAGCTGTCTGTGGATAACACTCATtctgaaatgagaaggaaaaaaatggcaagCCAATGAAGCAAAAATGTATGCAAGAGCGACACCTGCTGGGTGTCTGAGGCAGAGGGCTGGGTTGGGcttggaaaaggcagaaaaacctTAAGGTTGCTAGATTCAAACACTGAAATGGATAATTGTGTTTTCTGACATCTTAAATGAGAATCTTTATTGCCACCAAGAAAATGACCGTAAACAGCGTAGGAATAAAACAAGTCATTTATTCTGGCTTTTCTTTCCCTGGATTTCCTTCTCACAGCCAAGGGTCTATGCTTTCACTGGGTGGCAACATCGAAGTTTCCTAGCATTGCCAGAAACACTTTTGGTGGGTAGGAGCTCTTTTAATAAATCAGACGTCATGTGCAGGTCGCTGCAGGACTTGAACATGTAgatggtaaaaacaaaaccatctctATGAAGTAGATCTATAATTTTCCCAGGATCCAACATTTGGAACATACTTCTGCTGTAgctaaaatggaataaaatttagAGTTCTGACCCAGTGGGCTGTTTGCCAACTAATCCAGCTCTGCTATTCagtgggaaagaggagagaaagtcaCGAGCTAAAACCTAGTTCTGTACAGTCAATTCACAGAAAATGTGGGCTGACTATGCCTGGACGTTAGAGGCtgtgggggaagaaaaaggcGAATTCAGGTCCGCAGGTGGCCTGCACCTGGGAACAGAGTAAATATTCAATGTGGTAGCCGCACTTCCTACAGTAGCTGCAATAAACCAGGCTCCCCTGAATGAGTGAGCTGAAGAAAAATTCCTTTGTAGGAAGGGACAGAAGCCTAGACTCatgaaggggagaaaatatttgaatttatgttCAACACGTTTCCTGCAGATTTAGTGGGGGAATAatccgcacccccccacccccaaaagtcTTCTTTCTTCAACAAGCTGTTTCTGTTCTTGCAAGAGTGAATGGATTCGTTTCTGCAACAGAGTCCGAAGCACTGAGAACAAGGgtgtcttccctttcctttccttccagaaaGGCCAGCAGCCTCAGGCAAGCCAAAGTTCTTTCTTCCTGAATGCGCAGTCTTGTGAATTCCACCGTCTTCAAAAACTCAGCAGTTGGTGGCAGTTCTCTGAAGAGCTGGGAAAGGAGGTGGCACTGCTCTGATGCTGTCCTGTGAAGATGACGGAGGCTTTCAGGGCTGAGGGGACACCAGCTGGACTTGGAGAGGAGATGGGAGAGGTGCTTGTAGAGGTACTTCACGAAGGTCAGGGTCTCAGCCCAAAAgttgatttctgctttttcaaACAGGTAGTCTTCCACCTAGATTGAATGACAAAGCCCAAAGTCAACATTACAGGGGATGTCGACAGGCTCCAATCCAGACCAGAGTCTGGCCAGACTCAGAGGAGGtatgtcccctccccctcctgagGGAAGGCCCACTCTTGCCTGTCAGCACCCATATATACATGCCACTCGCAGCTGAGAAGGTcactttctattttcatttcgCCGTACTTCTCCACCAGGGAGGAATTTTCTTCCCCAGACTTAACATGACCTTTGATAAAGATGTGTTTGTGGTTTCAAGTCAAGATATTTTGGGGGCCTGCTGTTGAAAAGGGAACCTCGACATGGGAGTGGGCCCTAGAACCAAAGGTGCCTCTAGAagttggagagagggggaggaggagaaatctcagcagaagaaacagcaaaggaTTACCAAATATGAGGCACTACTCTGAATATGGAACCAAATTTCTATAAGGCTGGGGACTTTCAAGGTTATTTTCTTACAGACACTTAATCTTGTCTCCACATTTCCCATAAACAGGCTGCTTTTTCAGCTCTTGGCCTGTTGGGTATGCCAAGAGGGCCAGCTGAGTCAGACACTGGTGGACGGATACAAATTTCAGTTGACAAGATGCTTTTGCTGCTTCTCTtggtcctcagtttccctatctgttgACTCACCTGGAGGGGGCTAATAGTTTTCTCTAAGCAGCAAATACCCGGAAGGACCCTGACTCTCTGCAAATGTTTCACCTTCAGACCTAACCGTGGGGAGCCGTTAGCTATTCCAGTGCTGACTAATAAACATTCTCCATAATTAAACACTCAACTTCCAAGgggcctcttcctttcttttttttcccttctattgagatataactgacatagaATATTACactagtctcaggtgtacaacataatgacatttgtatacatggtaaaatgatcaccacagtaagtctaattaccatctgtcaccctaCAGAGTTAATATCTTACTGATTATATTCTACATGCTATACAGgaatccccatgacttatttatcttataattgggagtctgtactttttttttttttaatgcttgtttattttgggagagatacCATGCATGCGTGCGcagggaggatgggcagagagagaggagaaacagaatcgcaagcaggttccatgctgtcagtgtggagcccgacgtggggctcaatcccacgaattatgagatcatgatctgaggcgaaatcaagggttgaatgcttaaccaactgaaccacccaggtgccccaatattttctttgttaatttatttttgaatgtttattaatttttgagagagagagagagaaagagtgcaagcggggaggggcagaaagagaagaggacagaggatccaaagtgggctctaagctgacagcagagagccctatgcagggctcgaactcacaaaacatgagacccaagtggaagtcggacgctcaaccgactgagccacctaggcagcccTATTTTTTAAGAGTAGGGTCATCGTGGGTCTCAAACTCTCAactccaagaccaagagttgcacgctctaccatttgagccagccaggtgcccatgttttcattttctctgcataGATACTCAGCAGTGGAATTGCTAAATCacgtggtagttctatttttaa
This genomic interval carries:
- the ZFP36L2 gene encoding mRNA decay activator protein ZFP36L2, which codes for MSTTLLSAFYDIDFLCKTEKSLANLNLNMLDKKAVGTPVAAAPSSGFTPGFLRRHSASNLHALAHTAPSPGSCSPKFPGAANGSSCGSGAAGGPASYGTLKEQSGGGGTALLNKENKFRDRSFSENGERSQHLLHLQQQQQQQQKGGGGSQINSTRYKTELCRPFEESGTCKYGEKCQFAHGFHELRSLTRHPKYKTELCRTFHTIGFCPYGPRCHFIHNADERRPAPSGGASGDLRAFSARDALHLGFPREPRPKLHHSLSFSGFPSGHHQPPGGLESPLLLDSPTSRTPPPPPSCSSASSCSSSASSCSSASAASTPSGAPTCCASAAAAAAAALLYGTGGAEDLLAPGAQCAACSSASCANNAFAFGPELSSLIAPLAIQTHNFAAVAAAYYRSQQQQQQQQGLVPPAQPPAPPSAPLPASSAAPPSPPFSFQLPRRLSESPVFDAPPSPPDSLSDRDSYLSGSLSSGSLSGSESPSLDPGRRLPIFSRLSISDD